A window of the Lagenorhynchus albirostris chromosome 1, mLagAlb1.1, whole genome shotgun sequence genome harbors these coding sequences:
- the RAB2B gene encoding ras-related protein Rab-2B isoform X1: MTYAYLFKYIIIGDTGVGKSCLLLQFTDKRFQPVHDLTIGVEFGARMVNIDGKQIKLQIWDTAGQESFRSITRSYYRGAAGALLVYDITRRETFNHLTSWLEDARQHSSSNMVIMLIGNKSDLESRRDVKREEGEAFAREHGLIFMETSAKTACNVEEAFINTAKEIYRKIQQGLFDVHNEVGTTASFLLQANGIKIGPQQCISTSVGPSASQRSSRDMGSDSGCC; this comes from the exons ATGACTTATGCTTATCTCTTCAAGTACATCATCATCGGGGACACAG GTGTGGGGAAGTCATGTCTCCTCCTGCAGTTTACAGACAAGAGGTTCCAGCCTGTCCACGACCTCACAATAG GTGTGGAGTTTGGGGCCCGTATGGTCAACATTGATGGAAAACAAATCAAACTGCAAATCTGGGATACG GCTGGACAAGAATCCTTCCGTTCTATCACCCGTTCCTACTACAGGGGAGCAGCCGGAGCACTGCTGGTGTACGACATTACAAG GCGTGAAACCTTCAACCACTTGACCTCGTGGTTAGAGGATGCCCGGCAGCACTCTAGCTCCAACATGGTTATCATGCTGATTGGGAATAAgag TGACTTAGAATCCCGTAGGGATgtgaagagagaagagggagaggcctTTGCTCGGGAGCATGGACTTATATTCATGGAAACGTCAGCCAAAACAGCCTGCAATGTTGAAGAG GCCTTCATTAACACAGCCAAAGAAATATATAGGAAGATCCAGCAGGGTTTATTTGATGTCCACAATGAG GTGGGAACTACTGCCTCTTTTCTTCTACAGGCAAATGGCATCAAGATTGGCCCCCAGCAGTGTATTTCAACGTCAGTGGGACCCAGTGCCTCCCAGCGGAGCTCTCGTGACATGGGGTCCGACTCTGGCTGCTGCTGA
- the RAB2B gene encoding ras-related protein Rab-2B isoform X5 encodes MVNIDGKQIKLQIWDTAGQESFRSITRSYYRGAAGALLVYDITRRETFNHLTSWLEDARQHSSSNMVIMLIGNKSDLESRRDVKREEGEAFAREHGLIFMETSAKTACNVEEAFINTAKEIYRKIQQGLFDVHNEVGTTASFLLQANGIKIGPQQCISTSVGPSASQRSSRDMGSDSGCC; translated from the exons ATGGTCAACATTGATGGAAAACAAATCAAACTGCAAATCTGGGATACG GCTGGACAAGAATCCTTCCGTTCTATCACCCGTTCCTACTACAGGGGAGCAGCCGGAGCACTGCTGGTGTACGACATTACAAG GCGTGAAACCTTCAACCACTTGACCTCGTGGTTAGAGGATGCCCGGCAGCACTCTAGCTCCAACATGGTTATCATGCTGATTGGGAATAAgag TGACTTAGAATCCCGTAGGGATgtgaagagagaagagggagaggcctTTGCTCGGGAGCATGGACTTATATTCATGGAAACGTCAGCCAAAACAGCCTGCAATGTTGAAGAG GCCTTCATTAACACAGCCAAAGAAATATATAGGAAGATCCAGCAGGGTTTATTTGATGTCCACAATGAG GTGGGAACTACTGCCTCTTTTCTTCTACAGGCAAATGGCATCAAGATTGGCCCCCAGCAGTGTATTTCAACGTCAGTGGGACCCAGTGCCTCCCAGCGGAGCTCTCGTGACATGGGGTCCGACTCTGGCTGCTGCTGA
- the RAB2B gene encoding ras-related protein Rab-2B isoform X3, which produces MTYAYLFKYIIIGDTGVGKSCLLLQFTDKRFQPVHDLTIGVEFGARMVNIDGKQIKLQIWDTAGQESFRSITRSYYRGAAGALLVYDITRRETFNHLTSWLEDARQHSSSNMVIMLIGNKSDLESRRDVKREEGEAFAREHGLIFMETSAKTACNVEEAFINTAKEIYRKIQQGLFDVHNEVHRNLSSFSFFLKSETQNA; this is translated from the exons ATGACTTATGCTTATCTCTTCAAGTACATCATCATCGGGGACACAG GTGTGGGGAAGTCATGTCTCCTCCTGCAGTTTACAGACAAGAGGTTCCAGCCTGTCCACGACCTCACAATAG GTGTGGAGTTTGGGGCCCGTATGGTCAACATTGATGGAAAACAAATCAAACTGCAAATCTGGGATACG GCTGGACAAGAATCCTTCCGTTCTATCACCCGTTCCTACTACAGGGGAGCAGCCGGAGCACTGCTGGTGTACGACATTACAAG GCGTGAAACCTTCAACCACTTGACCTCGTGGTTAGAGGATGCCCGGCAGCACTCTAGCTCCAACATGGTTATCATGCTGATTGGGAATAAgag TGACTTAGAATCCCGTAGGGATgtgaagagagaagagggagaggcctTTGCTCGGGAGCATGGACTTATATTCATGGAAACGTCAGCCAAAACAGCCTGCAATGTTGAAGAG GCCTTCATTAACACAGCCAAAGAAATATATAGGAAGATCCAGCAGGGTTTATTTGATGTCCACAATGAG gtACACAGAAACCTGTCATCCTTTTCGTTTTTTCTCAAGTCTGAGACCCAGAATGCTTAA
- the RAB2B gene encoding ras-related protein Rab-2B isoform X4 codes for MTYAYLFKYIIIGDTGVGKSCLLLQFTDKRFQPVHDLTIGVEFGARMVNIDGKQIKLQIWDTAGQESFRSITRSYYRGAAGALLVYDITSDLESRRDVKREEGEAFAREHGLIFMETSAKTACNVEEAFINTAKEIYRKIQQGLFDVHNEVGTTASFLLQANGIKIGPQQCISTSVGPSASQRSSRDMGSDSGCC; via the exons ATGACTTATGCTTATCTCTTCAAGTACATCATCATCGGGGACACAG GTGTGGGGAAGTCATGTCTCCTCCTGCAGTTTACAGACAAGAGGTTCCAGCCTGTCCACGACCTCACAATAG GTGTGGAGTTTGGGGCCCGTATGGTCAACATTGATGGAAAACAAATCAAACTGCAAATCTGGGATACG GCTGGACAAGAATCCTTCCGTTCTATCACCCGTTCCTACTACAGGGGAGCAGCCGGAGCACTGCTGGTGTACGACATTACAAG TGACTTAGAATCCCGTAGGGATgtgaagagagaagagggagaggcctTTGCTCGGGAGCATGGACTTATATTCATGGAAACGTCAGCCAAAACAGCCTGCAATGTTGAAGAG GCCTTCATTAACACAGCCAAAGAAATATATAGGAAGATCCAGCAGGGTTTATTTGATGTCCACAATGAG GTGGGAACTACTGCCTCTTTTCTTCTACAGGCAAATGGCATCAAGATTGGCCCCCAGCAGTGTATTTCAACGTCAGTGGGACCCAGTGCCTCCCAGCGGAGCTCTCGTGACATGGGGTCCGACTCTGGCTGCTGCTGA
- the RAB2B gene encoding ras-related protein Rab-2B isoform X2 translates to MTYAYLFKYIIIGDTGVGKSCLLLQFTDKRFQPVHDLTIGVEFGARMVNIDGKQIKLQIWDTAGQESFRSITRSYYRGAAGALLVYDITRRETFNHLTSWLEDARQHSSSNMVIMLIGNKSDLESRRDVKREEGEAFAREHGLIFMETSAKTACNVEEAFINTAKEIYRKIQQGLFDVHNEANGIKIGPQQCISTSVGPSASQRSSRDMGSDSGCC, encoded by the exons ATGACTTATGCTTATCTCTTCAAGTACATCATCATCGGGGACACAG GTGTGGGGAAGTCATGTCTCCTCCTGCAGTTTACAGACAAGAGGTTCCAGCCTGTCCACGACCTCACAATAG GTGTGGAGTTTGGGGCCCGTATGGTCAACATTGATGGAAAACAAATCAAACTGCAAATCTGGGATACG GCTGGACAAGAATCCTTCCGTTCTATCACCCGTTCCTACTACAGGGGAGCAGCCGGAGCACTGCTGGTGTACGACATTACAAG GCGTGAAACCTTCAACCACTTGACCTCGTGGTTAGAGGATGCCCGGCAGCACTCTAGCTCCAACATGGTTATCATGCTGATTGGGAATAAgag TGACTTAGAATCCCGTAGGGATgtgaagagagaagagggagaggcctTTGCTCGGGAGCATGGACTTATATTCATGGAAACGTCAGCCAAAACAGCCTGCAATGTTGAAGAG GCCTTCATTAACACAGCCAAAGAAATATATAGGAAGATCCAGCAGGGTTTATTTGATGTCCACAATGAG GCAAATGGCATCAAGATTGGCCCCCAGCAGTGTATTTCAACGTCAGTGGGACCCAGTGCCTCCCAGCGGAGCTCTCGTGACATGGGGTCCGACTCTGGCTGCTGCTGA